One Myxococcaceae bacterium JPH2 DNA window includes the following coding sequences:
- a CDS encoding TetR/AcrR family transcriptional regulator: MARTRTFNTDEAVRAARDLFWERGYEATSLADLEDATGLGRSSLYQAFGSKRGLYDAAVEHYLRHVIAPLIAPLEAPGATRQDVAEYFRTLSERLSRQLGLGVGRGCLILQTTSELAVRDAAAREVGRTYRERLLAAFIHALTPPRGAGTDAARATRERRGQLLVGAVTAILVTTRIDLKAALALCQATLAEVDAWA, encoded by the coding sequence ATGGCGCGCACGCGCACCTTCAACACGGATGAGGCCGTTCGCGCGGCGCGGGACCTCTTCTGGGAGCGCGGCTACGAGGCGACGTCGCTGGCGGACCTCGAGGACGCCACGGGCCTGGGGCGCTCCAGCCTCTATCAAGCGTTCGGCAGCAAGCGCGGCCTCTACGATGCCGCCGTCGAGCACTACCTCCGGCACGTCATCGCGCCGCTGATTGCTCCGCTCGAGGCGCCGGGCGCCACGCGCCAGGACGTCGCGGAATACTTCCGGACCCTCTCCGAACGACTGTCGCGTCAGCTCGGCCTGGGCGTCGGGCGCGGCTGCCTCATCCTGCAGACGACCAGCGAGCTGGCGGTTCGGGACGCCGCGGCCCGTGAGGTCGGGCGCACGTACCGTGAGCGCCTGCTGGCGGCGTTCATCCATGCCCTCACCCCGCCGCGCGGCGCGGGAACGGACGCGGCGAGGGCCACGCGGGAGCGGCGCGGTCAGCTCCTGGTGGGCGCCGTGACGGCCATCCTGGTCACCACGCGCATCGACCTGAAGGCGGCGCTCGCGCTGTGCCAGGCCACGCTCGCGGAGGTCGACGCCTGGGCCTGA
- a CDS encoding ester cyclase — protein sequence MATIDNAAILRDIYQAFNDKNVQRVGELSLPDARIIRVPSGESLSVFDDFQGWATAFPDGQVEVTQMVAQGDCVMAEIIGRGTHLGPLSSPQGPIAPTQRRVELRLVDVYLFRDGKVTGGRTYFDAMSLMRQLGLLRAPEAPARATSESRPEARH from the coding sequence ATGGCCACCATCGACAACGCCGCCATCCTCCGAGACATCTACCAGGCCTTCAACGACAAGAACGTCCAGCGCGTGGGCGAGCTGTCCCTCCCCGACGCGCGCATCATCCGAGTCCCCTCGGGCGAGTCGCTGAGCGTCTTCGACGACTTCCAGGGCTGGGCCACCGCCTTCCCGGACGGCCAGGTCGAGGTCACCCAGATGGTGGCCCAGGGCGACTGCGTGATGGCGGAGATCATCGGGCGGGGCACGCACCTGGGCCCGCTCAGCAGTCCGCAGGGCCCCATCGCCCCCACCCAGCGCCGCGTGGAGCTGCGATTGGTGGACGTCTACCTCTTCCGAGACGGCAAGGTCACCGGCGGGCGCACGTACTTCGACGCGATGAGCCTGATGCGGCAGCTCGGCCTGCTGCGCGCGCCCGAGGCCCCGGCCCGCGCAACCTCCGAATCGCGCCCCGAGGCCCGACACTGA
- a CDS encoding GNAT family N-acetyltransferase yields the protein MTSPAVGPTPYQLRTPRLLLRCLSPSDAEARKDAFDSSGTHLDDLFPPPPEGRMTLDAHAALLRRFRGSFDLDQDRFYGAFEPTTGKLLGETGVLRRAGIRALELSYWLRRDAVGQGYAVEMARAMMKVAFVFDQVSRMDLTCDVANTQSAGVAQRLGFTLEGRLRDRQLAPHHKRGDILCFTLLATEYANQPAHHLPIEAFDLLGRKLG from the coding sequence ATGACCTCCCCTGCAGTCGGCCCGACGCCCTACCAGCTCCGCACCCCTCGTCTGCTCCTGCGCTGCCTGTCCCCTTCGGACGCGGAGGCGCGCAAGGACGCCTTCGACTCCAGCGGCACGCACCTGGATGACCTGTTCCCGCCTCCCCCCGAGGGGCGCATGACGCTGGACGCGCACGCCGCCCTGCTGCGGCGATTCCGCGGGAGCTTCGACCTGGACCAGGACCGCTTCTACGGCGCCTTCGAGCCGACCACGGGCAAGCTCCTGGGCGAGACGGGCGTGCTGCGCCGCGCGGGCATCCGCGCGCTGGAGCTGTCCTACTGGCTGCGCCGCGACGCGGTGGGACAGGGCTACGCCGTGGAGATGGCGCGGGCGATGATGAAGGTCGCCTTCGTGTTCGACCAGGTGAGCCGCATGGACCTCACCTGCGACGTGGCGAACACGCAGAGCGCCGGGGTGGCCCAGCGCCTGGGCTTCACCCTGGAGGGCCGCCTGCGCGACCGGCAGCTCGCGCCCCACCACAAGCGGGGCGACATCCTGTGCTTCACGCTGCTCGCCACCGAGTACGCGAATCAGCCCGCGCACCACCTGCCCATCGAGGCCTTCGACCTCCTGGGCCGCAAGCTCGGCTGA
- a CDS encoding methyltransferase domain-containing protein yields MFDLVDVPMKVLVELKDRLVRMPGVRNAYDKALNAREFADYYEHDRMLADRVRMTAYQKAITEHVTPGQTVLDLGTGNGVLALLCAAQGAEVHAVDHSPIIAAAQAVAEANGLARRIHFHRMHSQRLALPRKVDVIIHEQLGDALFNERLVENLVDARTRLLKPKGRILPARFQLFVEPVCLRPEFRTPFLWTQKVGPVDFSSLRTRYTSLPPSYFRKLIRQNEVEALLCTPAPVLSVDLDTLDAEQLPTSLSYRREVRLGGMLDGFVVYFRVAFDEHNAFDTGPGSPRTHWGMMLLRVEPQTVRAGDLLTLQLSVPRLEDVNGWRWRVAAT; encoded by the coding sequence ATGTTCGACCTGGTGGATGTCCCGATGAAGGTGTTGGTGGAGCTCAAGGATCGCCTCGTGCGGATGCCCGGGGTTCGGAACGCCTATGACAAGGCGCTCAATGCCCGCGAGTTCGCCGACTATTACGAGCACGACCGGATGCTGGCGGACCGGGTGCGGATGACGGCCTACCAAAAGGCCATCACCGAGCACGTCACGCCAGGGCAGACGGTGCTGGACCTGGGAACGGGCAACGGGGTGCTCGCCCTGTTGTGCGCCGCCCAAGGCGCCGAGGTCCACGCGGTGGACCACTCGCCCATCATCGCCGCGGCGCAGGCCGTGGCGGAGGCGAATGGCCTGGCGCGCCGCATCCACTTCCACCGCATGCACAGCCAGCGGTTGGCGCTGCCCCGGAAGGTGGACGTCATCATCCACGAGCAGCTGGGGGACGCGCTCTTCAACGAGCGGTTGGTGGAGAACCTGGTGGACGCGCGGACACGGCTGCTCAAGCCCAAGGGGCGCATCCTGCCCGCGCGCTTCCAGCTCTTCGTCGAGCCCGTCTGTCTGCGGCCCGAGTTCCGCACGCCCTTCCTCTGGACGCAGAAGGTGGGGCCGGTGGACTTCTCCAGCCTGCGCACGCGGTACACGTCGCTGCCGCCTTCGTACTTCCGCAAGCTCATCCGGCAGAACGAGGTGGAGGCGCTCCTGTGCACCCCCGCGCCCGTGCTGTCGGTGGACCTGGACACCTTGGACGCCGAGCAGCTTCCGACCTCGCTCTCCTACCGACGCGAGGTCCGGCTGGGCGGGATGCTGGACGGGTTCGTCGTGTACTTCCGCGTCGCGTTCGATGAGCACAACGCGTTCGACACCGGGCCCGGCTCGCCGCGCACGCACTGGGGAATGATGCTGCTGCGCGTGGAGCCGCAGACGGTGCGCGCGGGCGACCTGCTCACCCTTCAGCTCTCCGTGCCGCGGCTGGAGGATGTGAACGGCTGGCGCTGGCGGGTGGCCGCGACCTGA
- a CDS encoding Lrp/AsnC family transcriptional regulator: MDELDYRIVEQLQRDGRATQLELSRGVGLSQPAVAERIRKLEERGVITGYTARVDATKLGKDITAFIGVSIEHPKHFEGFAKKVLALPDVLEAHRVAGQDSYILKVKTANTRTLDTLLVETLRTIPGVTRTNTTIVLSTLKEDTHVRVLPEQLKGA, encoded by the coding sequence ATGGACGAACTCGACTATCGCATCGTGGAACAACTCCAGCGTGACGGCCGCGCCACGCAGCTGGAGCTGTCTCGCGGCGTCGGGTTGTCGCAGCCTGCGGTGGCGGAGCGGATCCGCAAGCTGGAGGAGCGCGGGGTCATCACCGGCTACACGGCGCGGGTGGACGCGACGAAGCTGGGCAAGGACATCACCGCGTTCATCGGGGTGAGCATCGAGCACCCGAAGCACTTCGAGGGCTTCGCGAAGAAGGTGCTCGCGCTGCCCGACGTGCTCGAGGCGCATCGGGTGGCGGGGCAGGACTCGTACATCCTCAAGGTGAAGACGGCGAACACGCGGACGCTGGACACGCTCCTCGTGGAGACCCTCCGCACCATCCCCGGCGTCACCCGAACGAACACCACCATCGTCTTGTCGACCCTCAAAGAGGACACGCATGTGCGCGTCCTTCCCGAGCAGCTGAAAGGAGCCTGA
- a CDS encoding PLP-dependent aminotransferase family protein — translation MSADGMSASLPPVPGIRLAQRMSRMKTSAVREILKVAERPDILSFAGGLPAPELFPLEAIAEAHAETFATEGRAALQYSTTEGFLPLREWIAADLGRRGRSPHPDQVLMTSGSQQGIDLVAKVLLDPGDVVMVENPSYLAALQTFGGYEVEFATVNSDEHGMRTDDLERMVRERRPKLVYLIPNFQNPSGTTLSLERRKALVRLAQEHRFTILEDDPYGELRFRGEHLPSLFSLDDQGVVVSLGTFSKTLAPGLRLGWVTGPRDILKGLTIAKQATDLHTATLAQRATARLLARFDYAGHLSALRPVYGERATAMMTALERHMPAGTRWTRPEGGMFLWVELPRGLDAAALLPKALDQKVAFVPGAPFFATQPRTEFMRLNYSNRSPEFIAEGMRRLGAVIAEAR, via the coding sequence ATGAGTGCGGACGGTATGAGCGCATCCCTCCCCCCTGTGCCGGGCATCCGGCTGGCCCAGCGCATGTCGCGGATGAAGACGTCTGCGGTGCGCGAGATCCTCAAGGTCGCCGAGCGCCCGGACATCCTGTCGTTCGCGGGCGGGCTGCCCGCGCCCGAGCTCTTCCCGCTGGAGGCCATCGCCGAGGCGCACGCGGAGACGTTCGCCACGGAGGGCCGCGCCGCGCTCCAGTACAGCACCACCGAGGGCTTCCTGCCCCTGCGTGAGTGGATCGCCGCCGACCTCGGCCGGCGGGGTCGCTCGCCGCATCCGGATCAGGTGCTGATGACGAGCGGCTCGCAGCAGGGCATCGACCTGGTCGCCAAGGTGCTGCTGGACCCCGGCGACGTGGTGATGGTGGAGAACCCCAGCTACCTGGCCGCGCTGCAGACCTTCGGCGGCTACGAGGTGGAGTTCGCCACCGTGAACAGCGATGAGCACGGCATGCGCACGGACGACCTGGAGCGCATGGTGCGCGAGCGGCGCCCGAAGCTCGTCTACCTCATCCCCAACTTCCAGAACCCCTCCGGCACCACGCTGTCGCTGGAGCGCCGCAAGGCGCTGGTGCGGCTGGCCCAGGAGCACCGCTTCACGATCCTCGAGGACGACCCGTACGGCGAGCTGCGCTTCCGCGGGGAGCACCTGCCGTCGCTCTTCTCGCTGGATGACCAGGGCGTGGTCGTCTCGCTCGGCACCTTCTCCAAGACGCTGGCCCCGGGCCTGCGGCTGGGCTGGGTGACGGGCCCGCGCGACATCCTCAAGGGGCTCACCATCGCCAAGCAGGCCACGGACCTGCACACGGCCACGCTCGCGCAGCGCGCCACCGCGCGGCTCCTGGCCCGCTTTGACTACGCCGGGCACCTGAGCGCCCTACGCCCCGTCTACGGCGAGCGCGCCACCGCGATGATGACCGCGCTGGAGCGCCACATGCCGGCGGGCACGCGCTGGACGCGCCCCGAGGGCGGCATGTTCCTGTGGGTGGAGCTGCCGCGCGGGCTGGACGCCGCCGCGCTGCTGCCCAAGGCCCTGGACCAGAAGGTCGCCTTCGTCCCCGGCGCGCCCTTCTTCGCCACGCAGCCGCGCACGGAGTTCATGCGCCTCAACTACTCCAACCGCTCGCCCGAGTTCATCGCCGAGGGCATGCGCCGCCTGGGCGCCGTCATCGCCGAGGCGCGCTAG
- a CDS encoding SDR family oxidoreductase: MQLKDLKIIVTGGAQGMGAHFAARIAEAGGQVAVGDVNEERLAALPAGIHRRKLDVSSEEDITSFVQWAHGAMGGLNGLINNAGILRDALLVKKDRTTGQVKKLSTADWNAVIGVNLTGATLMVREVVAKMAETDQGPGVIVNMSSIARHGNRGQSNYVSAKAALAANTVTWSREFAPFRIRVGAVAPGMIETPMTQGMNQKARDALVASIPVGRIGVPEDIWVAVKFIIECDYFNGRTIDVDGGLNF, encoded by the coding sequence ATGCAGCTGAAGGACCTGAAGATCATCGTGACGGGCGGCGCGCAGGGCATGGGCGCGCACTTCGCGGCGCGCATCGCGGAAGCGGGCGGCCAGGTGGCCGTGGGTGACGTGAACGAGGAGCGCCTCGCCGCGCTGCCCGCGGGCATCCACCGCCGCAAGCTGGACGTGTCCAGCGAGGAGGACATCACGTCCTTCGTGCAGTGGGCGCACGGCGCCATGGGCGGCCTCAACGGCCTCATCAACAACGCGGGCATCCTGCGCGACGCGCTGCTCGTGAAGAAGGACCGGACCACCGGCCAGGTGAAGAAGCTCTCCACCGCGGACTGGAACGCCGTCATCGGCGTCAACCTCACCGGCGCCACGCTGATGGTGCGCGAGGTGGTGGCGAAGATGGCCGAGACGGACCAGGGCCCCGGCGTCATCGTCAACATGTCGTCCATCGCGCGGCACGGCAACCGCGGGCAGTCCAACTACGTGTCCGCCAAGGCCGCGCTCGCCGCCAACACCGTCACGTGGTCGCGCGAGTTCGCCCCGTTCCGCATCCGCGTGGGCGCCGTGGCCCCGGGCATGATTGAGACGCCCATGACCCAGGGCATGAACCAGAAGGCCCGCGACGCGCTGGTGGCCAGCATCCCCGTGGGCCGCATCGGCGTGCCCGAGGACATCTGGGTCGCCGTGAAGTTCATCATCGAGTGCGACTACTTCAACGGCCGCACCATCGACGTGGACGGCGGCCTCAACTTCTAG
- a CDS encoding S8 family serine peptidase, giving the protein MKSFLLVPKESIESQARPGVRGTEQGERVLQRNTALRFPVAQKAPDALMALGLRSASLPGPRPQVSGQNERKTSKKAGAPKRLTRGADATTVPLPGAPVTEQTGAEEGSFRYMPLIGATMAHFYSPEAEKAARGELAEDFEFIPDVVPLSFPGPVSAGQTGPRNRGMSSLAEREWPEECGVPLAHAQGIRGAGVMLGILDTGVDADHPEHASKVIQFRYVSLFPNSPHNPARDVRGFDPDGHGTHVCGIAAGVHHGVAPEVDLYVASVIESETIRTSLGRVAAGMEWLLHQFSRPENATRPAVVNLSLGFPLQPPPGISDADYQLNLRALQTMIRRLQDSNVLAVVAAGNSGPDTVGYPAAFPEALAIGAVDFERNVATFSASGVVGRRSVPDVMGYGVNVYSSTERRCNNQAFYERMSGTSMAAPYVAGIAALYRCRAPDLTALEVRDLILANALKLPRSGNHRTGRGLAVFR; this is encoded by the coding sequence ATGAAGTCGTTTCTCTTGGTTCCAAAGGAGTCCATCGAGTCGCAGGCCCGGCCCGGTGTACGGGGCACGGAGCAGGGCGAACGGGTGCTCCAGCGCAACACGGCGCTGCGATTCCCTGTGGCGCAGAAGGCGCCGGACGCGCTGATGGCGCTCGGCCTGCGCTCGGCCTCGCTGCCTGGGCCCCGGCCGCAGGTGAGCGGGCAGAATGAGCGCAAGACGTCGAAGAAGGCCGGCGCGCCCAAGCGCCTCACCCGCGGCGCGGACGCCACCACCGTGCCGCTGCCCGGCGCACCCGTGACGGAGCAGACGGGCGCGGAGGAGGGCAGCTTCCGGTACATGCCGCTCATCGGCGCCACCATGGCCCACTTCTACTCGCCCGAGGCCGAGAAGGCCGCGCGCGGGGAGTTGGCGGAGGACTTCGAGTTCATCCCGGACGTGGTTCCCCTGTCGTTCCCCGGACCGGTGTCCGCGGGACAGACGGGGCCGCGCAACCGCGGCATGAGCTCGCTGGCCGAGCGCGAGTGGCCCGAGGAGTGCGGTGTTCCCCTGGCTCATGCCCAGGGCATCCGGGGCGCCGGCGTGATGCTCGGCATCCTCGACACGGGCGTGGACGCGGACCACCCCGAGCACGCCAGCAAGGTCATCCAGTTCCGCTACGTGTCGCTGTTCCCCAACTCACCTCACAACCCCGCGCGGGACGTGCGCGGCTTCGACCCGGATGGCCACGGCACCCACGTGTGCGGCATCGCGGCGGGTGTCCACCACGGCGTCGCGCCGGAGGTGGACCTCTACGTCGCGTCTGTCATTGAGTCGGAGACCATCCGCACCAGCCTTGGCCGCGTGGCCGCTGGCATGGAGTGGCTGCTGCATCAGTTCAGCCGTCCGGAGAACGCCACGCGTCCGGCTGTCGTCAACCTGTCGCTCGGCTTCCCGCTGCAGCCGCCGCCAGGCATCAGCGACGCGGACTACCAGCTCAACCTGCGCGCGCTCCAGACCATGATTCGTCGCCTGCAGGACAGCAACGTCCTGGCCGTTGTCGCGGCGGGCAACAGTGGACCCGACACGGTTGGTTACCCAGCGGCCTTTCCTGAGGCACTGGCCATCGGTGCAGTCGACTTCGAGCGCAACGTGGCCACTTTCTCGGCCAGCGGCGTCGTGGGTAGGCGAAGTGTGCCCGACGTCATGGGTTACGGAGTGAACGTGTATTCCAGCACCGAGCGCCGCTGCAACAATCAAGCGTTCTACGAGCGAATGAGTGGCACGAGCATGGCGGCGCCTTATGTAGCCGGCATTGCAGCACTGTACCGGTGCCGTGCTCCTGACTTGACGGCGCTCGAGGTGCGGGATTTGATCTTGGCCAATGCGCTCAAGCTCCCTCGCTCGGGGAACCACCGAACGGGGAGGGGCCTGGCTGTGTTCAGGTGA
- a CDS encoding prolipoprotein diacylglyceryl transferase yields MIPYWHAPSLKLGPLELNPFNILVAAGILLAARLLGKQAEREGLDPDPLADFAMWGVAAGMLFGHWVHLFFYHPEELAKSPFQIVKFWDGLSSFGGLLGGILAAVVFFRIRKLRFADYADSFALGVAPGWAVARLGCFAVHDHPGVLTDFFLAVQFPSGNRHDLGLYDAIVLFSITGVLYALRNAGKLKGRLLPLLALMYAVCRFGLDFLRASDLSYVDGRYFGLTPAQYGSILLVLYGVWGLVRKLAPRAAPTAPPSSPRSVQTAR; encoded by the coding sequence TTGATTCCTTACTGGCATGCCCCGTCGCTCAAGCTGGGGCCCCTCGAGCTGAACCCGTTCAACATCCTCGTGGCCGCGGGCATCCTTCTGGCGGCCCGGCTGCTCGGCAAACAAGCGGAGCGGGAGGGGTTGGATCCCGACCCGCTGGCCGACTTCGCCATGTGGGGCGTGGCCGCGGGCATGCTCTTCGGGCACTGGGTGCACCTGTTCTTCTACCACCCGGAGGAGCTGGCCAAGAGCCCGTTCCAAATCGTGAAGTTCTGGGATGGGTTGTCCTCGTTCGGCGGTCTGCTGGGCGGCATCCTGGCGGCGGTGGTCTTCTTCCGGATCCGCAAGCTGCGCTTCGCGGACTACGCGGACTCGTTCGCGCTCGGCGTGGCACCGGGCTGGGCCGTGGCCCGCCTGGGATGCTTCGCGGTGCATGACCACCCGGGCGTGCTGACGGACTTCTTCCTCGCGGTGCAGTTCCCCTCGGGCAACCGGCACGACCTGGGCCTGTACGACGCCATCGTGCTCTTCTCCATCACCGGCGTGCTCTATGCGCTGCGCAACGCGGGGAAGCTGAAGGGTCGGCTGTTGCCGCTGCTCGCGCTGATGTACGCGGTGTGCCGCTTCGGCTTGGACTTCCTGCGCGCGAGCGACCTGTCGTACGTGGACGGGCGCTACTTCGGGCTGACGCCCGCGCAGTATGGCTCCATCCTGCTGGTCCTCTACGGAGTCTGGGGGCTCGTGCGCAAGCTGGCCCCGAGGGCCGCGCCCACCGCGCCGCCGTCCTCGCCCCGGTCCGTGCAGACCGCGCGCTGA
- a CDS encoding alpha/beta hydrolase has product MTRLLTALLTVSMLAACGPGSEAPSPAPAEAARATDAEGLANQAEAFALDAADDDTDATAQARGSDDSRREGSVRLSTGVTLRYVEQGDRHGPVVVFLHGYTDSHHTWDLDLPRFPRDFHIYALDQRGHGDSERPTCCYAQHDFAADAAAFLDAMGVRRAVFVGHSMGSFIAQQVALDFPSRVKALVLVGSAPTVAGNEVALGLESIVDAQTDPVDPQFIHDFQASTFYQPVPASYLATLVAESSKLPARVWQATLDGLLAEDHTARLGTIRVPTLIIGGDQDGFFAVAQQQALARALPNATALLYRDTGHAPHAERPRQFVHDVRHFLQRVR; this is encoded by the coding sequence ATGACCCGACTGCTCACCGCCCTCCTCACCGTCTCGATGCTCGCCGCTTGCGGCCCTGGCTCGGAGGCGCCGTCGCCCGCGCCCGCCGAGGCGGCCCGCGCCACGGACGCGGAGGGCCTCGCGAACCAGGCCGAGGCGTTCGCCCTCGACGCGGCGGATGACGACACGGACGCCACCGCGCAGGCTCGCGGGAGCGATGACTCGCGCCGCGAGGGTTCTGTCCGCCTGAGCACGGGCGTGACGCTGCGCTATGTGGAGCAGGGTGACCGCCATGGGCCTGTGGTCGTGTTTCTCCACGGCTACACGGACTCGCATCACACGTGGGACCTGGACCTGCCGCGCTTCCCTCGCGACTTCCACATCTACGCGCTGGACCAGCGCGGTCACGGCGACTCCGAGCGGCCCACCTGCTGCTATGCCCAGCATGACTTCGCCGCGGACGCAGCGGCGTTCCTCGACGCGATGGGTGTGCGGCGTGCCGTCTTCGTGGGCCACTCGATGGGCAGCTTCATCGCGCAGCAGGTGGCGCTCGACTTCCCCTCGCGCGTGAAGGCCCTGGTGCTGGTGGGCTCGGCGCCCACGGTGGCGGGCAACGAGGTGGCGCTGGGGCTGGAGTCCATCGTGGACGCGCAGACGGATCCGGTGGATCCGCAGTTCATCCACGACTTCCAGGCCAGCACCTTCTACCAGCCCGTGCCCGCGTCGTATCTCGCCACGCTCGTGGCCGAGAGCTCCAAGCTGCCCGCGCGCGTGTGGCAGGCGACGCTGGATGGACTGCTCGCCGAGGACCACACCGCGCGGCTGGGAACCATTCGCGTGCCCACGCTCATCATCGGGGGTGATCAGGACGGCTTCTTCGCGGTCGCGCAGCAGCAGGCGCTCGCGCGCGCGCTTCCGAACGCCACCGCCCTGCTCTACCGCGACACCGGCCACGCGCCCCACGCCGAGCGCCCGCGCCAGTTCGTCCACGACGTGCGGCACTTCCTCCAGCGCGTGCGCTAA
- a CDS encoding EamA family transporter, translating into MERTAGKRTAGYLLVALSGACFGAIGLFGRLAYAAGADMPTLLFLRFTSAGLVLSAVMLARRGTWPRGRVLGGLMLLGAVGYGSEAAVYFTALQYASAGLVALLLYLFPALVALTQVALGRERLSRLKWIAVGLALGGTALTVNPGTDARPLGIALGVLAAFIYTAYIITSSRVVGPAGPLAASTVVLLSAGVAFGLWVLVHGAVPPGTLRGWLAVAGLSLLSTVVAVLTFFAGLERIGPVPTSLLSTLEPVMAVLLGALFLGERLDIRQGLGGVLILTAVVLLARSDGGRRPEPPAPGDGVV; encoded by the coding sequence ATGGAACGCACCGCTGGGAAACGCACCGCTGGCTATCTCCTGGTGGCCCTGTCTGGGGCCTGCTTTGGCGCGATTGGCCTCTTTGGCCGGCTCGCCTACGCGGCGGGTGCGGACATGCCCACGCTGTTGTTCCTCCGCTTCACCTCCGCGGGCCTGGTGCTGAGCGCGGTGATGCTCGCGCGGCGAGGGACGTGGCCGCGCGGCCGGGTGCTCGGGGGGCTCATGCTGCTGGGCGCCGTGGGCTACGGGAGCGAGGCGGCGGTGTACTTCACCGCCCTGCAATACGCGTCCGCCGGGCTGGTGGCGCTCCTCCTGTATCTCTTCCCGGCGCTGGTGGCCCTCACGCAGGTCGCGCTCGGGCGCGAGCGGCTGAGTCGCCTGAAGTGGATCGCCGTGGGGTTGGCGCTGGGCGGCACGGCGCTGACCGTGAACCCCGGCACGGACGCGCGACCGCTCGGCATCGCCTTGGGCGTGCTGGCCGCGTTCATCTACACCGCGTACATCATCACCAGCTCACGCGTGGTGGGCCCCGCGGGGCCGCTGGCGGCGAGCACCGTGGTGCTGCTCTCGGCGGGAGTCGCCTTCGGGCTCTGGGTGCTGGTGCACGGGGCCGTTCCGCCGGGCACGCTCCGAGGGTGGCTGGCGGTGGCGGGCCTCTCCCTGCTGTCCACGGTGGTGGCGGTGCTCACCTTCTTCGCGGGACTGGAGCGCATCGGGCCGGTGCCCACCTCGCTGCTGTCCACGCTCGAACCCGTGATGGCGGTGCTGCTGGGCGCGCTGTTCCTCGGGGAGCGGCTGGACATCCGGCAGGGCCTGGGCGGCGTGCTCATCCTGACCGCCGTGGTGTTGCTGGCGCGCTCGGACGGAGGCCGCCGCCCGGAGCCCCCCGCTCCGGGTGACGGCGTGGTGTGA
- a CDS encoding rhodanese-like domain-containing protein: MTPQELSQKARQLVAEGAVLLDVRTPDEFRQGHPEPARNIPVQELAQRLSEVGPPGTRVVVYCAAGGRSAVAADLLRRTGYPDVFDLQSVRNW, translated from the coding sequence ATGACGCCCCAGGAGCTTTCTCAGAAGGCCCGGCAGCTCGTCGCCGAAGGCGCGGTGCTGTTGGATGTGCGCACTCCCGACGAATTTCGCCAGGGGCACCCCGAGCCCGCGCGGAACATCCCCGTGCAGGAGCTGGCGCAGCGGCTCTCCGAGGTAGGTCCTCCCGGCACGCGCGTGGTGGTGTACTGCGCCGCGGGTGGACGCAGCGCGGTCGCCGCGGACCTGTTGCGCCGCACCGGTTATCCGGACGTGTTCGACCTTCAGTCCGTGCGGAACTGGTAG
- a CDS encoding GreA/GreB family elongation factor, translating into MKLDKHTLLAQLAERLQQSDRLAHRAEADAREAARSLATESEKKEDGRAAIEYGSLASGQAARARRLQEELQALTAFGEGSIPRFTRQGPVALGAIVDVSTEDDDGFAERTFFVLPAGAGTELTGPGGDGFLSVITPASPVGRALMGRRAGDTVEVTLAGEVREWTVLEVA; encoded by the coding sequence ATGAAACTCGACAAGCACACCCTGCTCGCACAGCTGGCCGAGCGCCTCCAGCAGAGCGACCGGCTCGCCCACCGCGCGGAGGCGGACGCGCGTGAGGCGGCACGCAGCCTGGCCACCGAATCCGAGAAGAAGGAGGACGGTCGCGCGGCCATCGAGTACGGCAGCCTCGCCAGCGGACAGGCGGCCCGGGCGCGTCGCCTTCAAGAGGAGCTGCAAGCGCTGACGGCGTTCGGCGAGGGCTCGATTCCGCGCTTCACGCGCCAGGGGCCGGTGGCACTGGGCGCCATCGTGGACGTGAGCACCGAGGACGACGACGGCTTCGCGGAGCGCACCTTCTTCGTGCTTCCCGCGGGGGCGGGAACGGAGCTGACGGGTCCTGGTGGCGACGGCTTCCTGTCCGTCATCACGCCCGCATCTCCCGTGGGGCGCGCGCTCATGGGGCGGCGCGCGGGAGACACCGTGGAAGTGACGCTGGCCGGCGAGGTGCGTGAATGGACGGTGCTCGAGGTGGCCTGA